The genomic interval TGGCGTTGGCATCGGATGGGGTCTTCGTTGCGCCCTGATCTCCGCGAGGCGGCGGTGCGGGGGCACGCACGCGGCACCGCGTTGTCGCTCGCGCCGCCCGCCCGCACGCCCGCCGGCGCCGCCGGCGAGCGGCTCGGCGGGCGGGTCGGCAGCAGCGTGGAGTTCATGGACTTCCGCGCCTACGCCCCCGGCGACGACCTGCGCCGGCTGGACTGGGCCGCCTACGCCCGCACCGACCGGCTGATCACGCGGCTGTACCGCGAGGAGGTCACGCCGCACTGCGACCTGCTCGTGGACGCGACCGCGTCGATGGACCTGCCCGACGCGCCCAAGGCCGCGGCGGTGATGCGGGTGGCCGGGCTGCTCGCGGGCGCCGCCGAGGCATCGCGGTGGAGCACGCGGCTGTTCGCGCTGGACGCTCCGGCGGAGGGGCCGGTGGGCCGGGAGGTCCCCGGCGGGAACGCGGGCCTGGAGGCCTGGGACTGGCCGGGCTTCGCGGAGTCCGCGGACCGTGGGCCTGGTGAGGCCAAAACGCCGACGGTCCGCGGCCCGCTCCGCCTCAAGCGGCAGGCGCTGCGGATCGTCGTCAGCGACCTGCTCTT from Phycisphaera mikurensis NBRC 102666 carries:
- a CDS encoding DUF58 domain-containing protein, translating into MRPDLREAAVRGHARGTALSLAPPARTPAGAAGERLGGRVGSSVEFMDFRAYAPGDDLRRLDWAAYARTDRLITRLYREEVTPHCDLLVDATASMDLPDAPKAAAVMRVAGLLAGAAEASRWSTRLFALDAPAEGPVGREVPGGNAGLEAWDWPGFAESADRGPGEAKTPTVRGPLRLKRQALRIVVSDLLFEADPEAVAARFADGAAGLTVVQLLCERDADPGGDGFSGDVRLVDAEAGLLREARLDAAALRAYREALRAHTERWVAALGRVDARLVTLIAEDVVAGDAAKTLIERGVLR